In Hoeflea ulvae, one genomic interval encodes:
- a CDS encoding MarR family transcriptional regulator, with protein MSLDLRPSDALGLWHAATLEHVRVIGPDLTIRQLAILLHIYLAAPPHTVRGLAATLGVTKPVITRALDTMGHMGLVRRVRDERDRRNVIIKRTVEGALFVERLGDIIIAEGRKLSLAKDQTHE; from the coding sequence ATGTCACTTGACCTCAGGCCCTCGGATGCGCTCGGGCTGTGGCACGCCGCCACGCTGGAGCATGTGCGCGTGATCGGGCCCGATCTGACCATCCGGCAACTGGCGATCCTGCTGCACATCTACCTCGCGGCGCCGCCGCACACGGTGCGCGGGCTCGCCGCCACGCTTGGGGTCACCAAGCCGGTGATCACCCGGGCGCTCGACACCATGGGCCATATGGGGCTGGTGCGCCGGGTGCGTGACGAGCGCGACCGCCGCAATGTCATCATCAAGCGCACGGTGGAAGGCGCGCTCTTTGTCGAAAGGCTCGGCGACATCATCATCGCCGAAGGCCGCAAATTGTCGCTGGCAAAGGATCAGACCCATGAGTGA
- a CDS encoding NlpC/P60 family protein, whose amino-acid sequence MSETLDHRLHAYRDDLADSRLRGRVEAARFADGTPGEVILPVAPLRPRPDDSCSMDSEALFGEALTVFDRRDGWAWVQLAVDGYVGYLREEAIREGSTPATHLVSVPRSFVYPGPDLRFPHLMALSMGSRVTVTGAAETRATPYSVLKDGSAIIATHLRPITEIAAEDAVSVATRFLHTPYLWGGRSGFGIDCSGLVQMALAMTGKPAPRDSDLQAANLGHAIDPGTDGLQRGDLVFWKGHVGFVEDEHTLLHASGGTMYVTREPLREAIDRIARLYSLPTGYRRP is encoded by the coding sequence ATGAGTGAGACACTGGACCATCGGCTGCACGCCTACCGGGACGACCTGGCCGATAGCCGGCTCAGGGGCCGGGTCGAGGCCGCGCGTTTTGCCGACGGCACGCCGGGCGAGGTGATCCTGCCGGTGGCCCCGCTGCGTCCCCGGCCCGATGACAGTTGCAGCATGGATAGCGAGGCGCTTTTCGGAGAGGCGCTGACCGTGTTCGACCGCCGCGATGGCTGGGCCTGGGTCCAGCTCGCAGTGGACGGTTATGTCGGCTATCTGCGCGAAGAGGCGATCAGGGAAGGCTCGACTCCGGCCACCCATCTGGTCTCGGTGCCGCGCAGCTTTGTCTATCCCGGTCCGGACCTGCGCTTTCCGCATCTCATGGCTTTGTCGATGGGCAGCCGCGTCACCGTGACCGGTGCGGCTGAGACCCGCGCAACCCCCTATTCAGTTTTGAAAGATGGTTCTGCCATCATCGCCACTCATCTGCGACCGATAACCGAAATTGCAGCGGAAGACGCCGTCTCGGTCGCCACCCGGTTTCTGCACACGCCTTATCTCTGGGGCGGCCGCTCGGGCTTCGGCATTGATTGTTCGGGTCTTGTGCAGATGGCGCTGGCCATGACCGGCAAGCCGGCGCCGCGCGATTCCGACCTTCAGGCGGCAAATCTCGGCCATGCCATCGATCCCGGGACGGATGGCCTGCAGCGCGGGGATCTGGTGTTCTGGAAGGGCCATGTCGGCTTTGTCGAGGACGAGCACACGCTGCTCCACGCCTCCGGCGGCACCATGTATGTGACCCGTGAACCGCTGCGCGAGGCCATCGACCGCATCGCCAGGCTCTACAGTCTGCCGACTGGCTATCGGCGGCCTTGA
- a CDS encoding 3-deoxy-manno-octulosonate cytidylyltransferase, translated as MAEGPEHTLVIIPARMASTRLPGKPLADIGGEPMIVRVARQATRAAVGRVAVATDSREIADAVEAAGFEAVMTRADHPSGSDRVFEAAMKMDPEARARVILNVQGDIPAIEPEAIRKSALPLLTSAADLATLAVEISDEAEKTNPSIVKVIGTPIGEGLLRALYFTRANAPYGDGPLYHHIGLYAWRRPALERFVALPPSPLERRESLEQLRALENGMRIDVAIVDSVPLGVDTPADLERARQILAAK; from the coding sequence ATGGCAGAAGGCCCGGAGCATACGCTCGTCATCATCCCGGCCAGAATGGCCTCCACCCGCCTGCCCGGAAAACCGCTGGCCGATATCGGCGGAGAGCCGATGATTGTCCGGGTGGCGCGGCAGGCAACCCGTGCCGCTGTCGGTCGTGTGGCCGTCGCCACTGATTCGCGCGAGATTGCCGATGCGGTCGAGGCGGCAGGCTTCGAGGCGGTGATGACCCGCGCCGACCATCCCTCGGGATCCGACCGGGTGTTCGAGGCGGCGATGAAAATGGATCCCGAGGCGCGCGCTCGTGTCATTCTCAATGTCCAGGGCGACATTCCCGCCATCGAGCCCGAAGCCATCCGCAAGTCCGCGCTGCCGCTTCTGACCTCCGCGGCCGATCTCGCCACGCTGGCGGTGGAAATTTCCGACGAGGCCGAGAAAACCAATCCGAGCATCGTCAAGGTGATCGGCACGCCGATCGGCGAGGGGCTGTTGCGGGCGCTGTATTTCACCCGCGCCAACGCCCCTTATGGCGACGGACCGCTCTACCACCACATAGGTCTTTATGCCTGGCGCCGCCCGGCGCTTGAGCGCTTTGTGGCGCTGCCGCCGTCACCGCTGGAACGGCGCGAATCGCTCGAGCAATTGCGGGCGCTTGAAAACGGCATGCGCATCGATGTGGCCATCGTTGACTCCGTTCCCCTCGGTGTCGATACTCCCGCCGATCTCGAACGCGCCCGCCAGATCCTGGCAGCCAAATAG
- a CDS encoding ABC transporter ATP-binding protein, translating into MSSVTDRTGEPLLSVRDLSVEFHQSGESQTAVDHVSFDIRRGETVALVGESGSGKSVSALSVLRLLPYPAASHPSGKILFKGRDLLSAPEQVIRDVRGNDITMIFQEPMTSLNPLQSVEKQISEILHLHQPIKPDEARRQVLELLDQVGIRDPEKRLASYPHQLSGGQRQRVMIAMALANRPELLIADEPTTALDVTVQAQILALLSNLKNQHGMAMLFITHDLGIVRKFADRVCVMTDGRIVETGPTAEIFANPQHAYTKHLLAAEPKGQPPERNEAAPEVMRAKDIKVWFPVKQGFLRRTVDHVKAVDGLSLSLKSGQTLGVVGESGSGKTTLGLALMRLIRSEGEIYFNKLALHERSFKEMKPLRSSMQVVFQDPFGSLSPRMSIADIVGEGLAIHAADLSARDRDRRVAEALEEVGLDASTRWRYPHEFSGGQRQRIAIARAMVLKPRFVMLDEPTSALDMSVQAQVVDLLRDLQKRHDLAYLFISHDLKVVRALANDVIVMRAGKVVEQGTADKIFDHPETDYTKALMAAAFNLEAVDSAVISE; encoded by the coding sequence ATGAGCAGTGTGACAGACCGGACCGGCGAGCCGCTGCTGTCGGTGCGCGATCTCTCGGTGGAGTTCCACCAGTCCGGCGAAAGCCAGACGGCGGTGGATCATGTCTCCTTCGACATCAGGCGCGGCGAGACGGTGGCGCTGGTGGGCGAATCCGGTTCCGGCAAGTCGGTCTCGGCGCTCTCGGTGCTGCGGCTGCTGCCCTATCCGGCGGCCAGCCACCCCTCCGGCAAGATCCTGTTCAAGGGCCGGGACCTGCTCTCGGCGCCGGAACAGGTGATCCGCGACGTGCGCGGCAACGACATCACCATGATCTTCCAGGAGCCGATGACCTCGCTCAATCCGCTGCAGTCGGTGGAAAAGCAGATTTCGGAAATCCTGCACCTGCACCAGCCGATCAAGCCGGACGAAGCCCGGCGGCAGGTGCTGGAACTGCTCGACCAGGTCGGCATCCGCGATCCGGAAAAGCGGCTGGCCTCCTACCCGCATCAATTGTCCGGCGGTCAGCGGCAGCGGGTAATGATTGCCATGGCGCTGGCCAACCGCCCGGAACTGCTGATCGCCGACGAACCGACGACGGCGCTCGATGTCACGGTCCAGGCGCAGATCCTCGCGCTGCTGAGCAATCTGAAAAACCAGCACGGTATGGCGATGCTGTTCATCACCCATGATCTCGGCATTGTCCGCAAATTTGCCGACCGGGTCTGCGTGATGACGGACGGCAGGATTGTCGAGACCGGGCCGACGGCGGAGATCTTCGCCAATCCGCAGCACGCCTATACCAAGCACCTGCTTGCCGCCGAGCCCAAGGGCCAGCCGCCCGAGCGCAACGAGGCCGCGCCCGAAGTGATGCGGGCCAAGGACATCAAGGTCTGGTTTCCGGTCAAACAGGGGTTTCTCAGGCGCACCGTCGATCACGTCAAGGCGGTGGACGGGTTGTCGCTGTCGCTCAAATCGGGCCAGACACTCGGCGTCGTCGGCGAATCCGGGTCGGGCAAGACCACGCTGGGGCTGGCGCTGATGCGTCTGATCCGCAGCGAGGGCGAGATCTATTTCAACAAGCTGGCATTGCATGAGCGATCCTTCAAGGAGATGAAGCCGCTCAGGAGTTCGATGCAGGTGGTGTTTCAGGACCCGTTCGGATCGCTGAGCCCGCGCATGTCGATTGCCGACATCGTTGGCGAGGGGCTGGCGATCCATGCCGCGGATCTTTCGGCGCGCGACCGCGACCGCCGGGTTGCCGAAGCGCTGGAGGAAGTCGGGCTCGACGCCTCGACCCGCTGGCGCTATCCGCATGAATTTTCCGGCGGCCAGCGGCAACGCATCGCGATTGCCCGCGCCATGGTGCTCAAACCCCGCTTCGTGATGCTGGACGAGCCGACCTCGGCGCTCGACATGAGCGTGCAGGCGCAGGTCGTCGATCTCTTGCGCGATCTGCAGAAGCGGCATGATCTGGCCTATCTGTTCATCAGCCACGACCTGAAAGTGGTGCGCGCACTGGCAAATGACGTGATCGTCATGCGCGCCGGCAAGGTGGTCGAGCAGGGCACGGCGGACAAGATCTTCGACCATCCGGAAACCGACTACACCAAAGCGCTGATGGCAGCGGCCTTCAATCTCGAAGCCGTCGACAGCGCCGTGATCAGCGAATAG
- a CDS encoding extracellular solute-binding protein, giving the protein MTIRIAASMLAASVLAPAFALAGVIGTATLASAEEQVWQHATAMIDEPKYEEGFARFDYVNPDAPKGGTLKLAEEGTFDSFNPILSKGELAAGLGLVFDTLMKSSEDEVSSSYGLLAEGIAFPDDISKVTFRLHAEAKWADGMPVTAEDVVFSFDKAKELNPLQANYYAHVVSAEKTAEREVTFLFDENNNRELPQILGQILVLPKHWWEGTDAAGNARDIARTTLEPVMGSGPYRIAAFKAGSTIRYELREDYWGKDLNVNVGHNNFGAIEYVYFTDANVEFEAFRAGTVDFRQENSASKWATAYDFPAVESGDVILEEIENPLRAVGIMQAMVPNMRRDKFKDARVRRALNFAFDFEDLNHNLAFDALARVDSYFWGTELASSGLPEGREKEILESLGDKVPAEVFTTPFTNPVGGDPTRTRANLRQALTLLQEAGYALRDGTLVDAATGEPFEIEILLSSPSLERSVLPYVASLRKIGFDARIRTVDASQYTNRVRSFDYDMIWNVWGQSLNPGNEQAGYWGSASVNREGSRNYAGISDPAVDELIRMVIFAQDRAEKTAAVKALDRVLLAHHYVVPLFYSDAVKVAYRKSLAHPEELPYYGLGFPSVWWSSEAN; this is encoded by the coding sequence ATGACCATCCGCATTGCCGCATCCATGCTGGCCGCATCCGTTCTCGCCCCCGCTTTCGCATTGGCCGGAGTGATCGGCACTGCAACCCTTGCATCCGCCGAGGAACAGGTCTGGCAGCATGCCACGGCGATGATCGACGAGCCGAAATATGAAGAAGGCTTTGCGCGCTTCGACTATGTCAATCCGGATGCGCCCAAGGGCGGCACGCTGAAACTGGCGGAGGAAGGCACCTTCGACAGCTTCAACCCGATCCTGTCCAAGGGAGAGCTGGCCGCCGGGCTCGGCCTGGTCTTCGACACGCTGATGAAATCCTCGGAAGACGAGGTGTCCTCGTCCTATGGCCTGCTGGCCGAAGGCATCGCCTTTCCCGATGACATTTCAAAGGTGACATTCCGGCTGCACGCCGAAGCCAAATGGGCCGACGGCATGCCGGTGACTGCCGAGGATGTGGTGTTCAGTTTCGACAAGGCCAAGGAACTCAACCCGCTGCAAGCCAATTACTATGCCCATGTCGTCTCCGCCGAAAAGACCGCCGAGCGGGAAGTGACCTTCCTGTTTGACGAGAACAACAATCGCGAACTGCCGCAGATTCTCGGCCAGATCCTGGTGCTGCCGAAGCATTGGTGGGAAGGCACCGACGCGGCCGGCAATGCGCGTGATATCGCGCGCACAACGCTGGAGCCGGTGATGGGGTCGGGGCCCTACCGGATCGCGGCGTTCAAGGCCGGATCGACCATCCGCTACGAGCTGCGCGAGGACTATTGGGGCAAGGATCTCAACGTCAATGTCGGCCACAACAATTTCGGCGCCATCGAATATGTCTATTTCACCGACGCCAATGTCGAGTTCGAGGCATTCCGCGCGGGCACCGTGGATTTCCGCCAGGAGAACTCGGCCAGCAAATGGGCCACTGCCTATGACTTTCCCGCGGTCGAAAGTGGCGACGTCATCCTCGAGGAGATCGAGAATCCGCTTCGCGCCGTCGGCATCATGCAGGCGATGGTGCCGAACATGCGCCGCGACAAGTTCAAGGACGCAAGGGTGCGCAGGGCGCTCAATTTCGCCTTCGACTTCGAGGACCTCAACCACAATCTGGCCTTTGACGCGCTGGCGCGGGTCGACAGCTATTTCTGGGGCACGGAGCTCGCCTCTTCCGGCCTGCCGGAAGGCCGCGAGAAGGAAATCCTCGAAAGCCTCGGAGACAAGGTGCCCGCCGAGGTATTCACCACGCCCTTTACCAACCCGGTTGGCGGCGACCCGACCAGGACCCGGGCAAATCTGCGCCAGGCGCTGACGCTGCTGCAGGAAGCCGGCTATGCGCTCAGGGACGGCACGCTTGTCGATGCCGCCACCGGCGAGCCCTTCGAGATCGAGATCCTGCTGTCGAGCCCCTCGCTCGAGCGATCGGTGCTGCCCTATGTCGCCAGCCTTCGGAAAATAGGCTTTGATGCCCGCATCCGCACGGTCGATGCTTCGCAATATACCAACCGGGTGAGAAGCTTCGACTATGACATGATCTGGAACGTCTGGGGGCAATCGCTCAACCCGGGCAATGAACAGGCCGGCTATTGGGGCTCGGCCTCGGTCAATCGCGAAGGGTCGCGGAACTATGCCGGAATATCCGATCCGGCGGTCGACGAACTGATCCGGATGGTGATCTTCGCCCAGGACCGCGCGGAGAAGACCGCGGCCGTCAAAGCCCTCGACCGGGTGCTGCTGGCGCATCATTACGTGGTGCCGCTGTTTTACAGCGACGCGGTCAAGGTGGCCTATCGCAAGTCCCTGGCCCACCCCGAGGAGCTTCCCTATTACGGGCTGGGATTCCCCTCGGTCTGGTGGTCCAGCGAAGCGAATTGA
- a CDS encoding c-type cytochrome, with product MNSSYFNSAAGAFLGVLFVLMTLSIVSEGIYHAAEPETEGFLIEVAEGGDDAGAPAEEAAPELIASLLASADPARGEGVFKKCAACHTNEAGGANKVGPGLWDIVNRPVAAHEGFKYSNAMVEFAEGGSVVWDYEHLSGFLAAPKKYIKGTAMGFAGVKKIEERADLIAYLRTLGDTPAPLPEAGAADAGAEAEPAAEPAAEPAAEAAPSE from the coding sequence ATGAACTCCTCATATTTCAACTCGGCAGCAGGCGCTTTTCTCGGTGTTCTGTTTGTTCTGATGACTCTTTCCATCGTGTCGGAAGGGATTTACCACGCAGCAGAACCGGAAACCGAAGGCTTTCTGATCGAGGTTGCCGAAGGTGGTGACGACGCCGGCGCGCCGGCTGAAGAGGCTGCACCGGAACTGATCGCGTCGCTGCTGGCCAGCGCCGACCCGGCACGCGGCGAAGGCGTGTTCAAGAAATGCGCCGCTTGTCACACCAATGAAGCCGGTGGCGCCAACAAGGTCGGCCCGGGCCTGTGGGACATCGTCAACCGGCCGGTCGCAGCCCATGAGGGGTTCAAATATTCCAATGCCATGGTCGAATTTGCCGAAGGCGGTTCCGTGGTCTGGGATTACGAGCATCTGAGCGGATTCCTCGCTGCACCGAAGAAATACATCAAAGGCACCGCGATGGGTTTTGCCGGCGTCAAGAAGATCGAGGAACGGGCTGACCTGATCGCCTATCTTCGCACGCTGGGCGATACGCCGGCGCCGCTGCCCGAGGCAGGCGCTGCCGATGCGGGCGCCGAGGCCGAGCCCGCTGCCGAACCTGCGGCAGAGCCGGCTGCGGAAGCCGCGCCGAGCGAATAA
- a CDS encoding microcin C ABC transporter permease YejB encodes MGTYILRRLLLMIPTVVGIMAISFAVIQFAPGGPVEQVIAELTGQGDSAIDRISGGGDTMGTAQQDFGDSASSQYRGAQGLDPEFIAKLEAQFGFDKPPLERFGKMMWDYIRFDFGESYFRSIDVLDLIIEKMPVSISLGVWILLLSYIISIPLGIKKAVSDGSRFDVWTSGLIIVAYAVPGFLVGIMLIVMFAGGSFFDWFPLRGLTSDNFAELSLFGKIVDYFWHLALPLIALSLAAFATTTLLTKNSFIDEIRKQYVTTARAKGLTESQVLYRHVFRNAMLIIIAGFPGAFISAFFSGSLLIETIFSLDGLGRLGFESVIRRDYPVVFATLFIFSLMGLIVGLISDLVYTWVDPRIDFEKRDVG; translated from the coding sequence ATGGGCACCTATATCCTTCGCCGGCTGCTTTTGATGATTCCGACCGTCGTCGGCATCATGGCGATCTCGTTCGCGGTGATCCAGTTTGCACCCGGCGGACCGGTGGAGCAGGTGATTGCCGAGCTGACCGGGCAAGGCGATTCGGCAATCGACCGGATTTCCGGCGGTGGCGACACGATGGGCACCGCCCAGCAGGATTTCGGCGATTCCGCATCCTCGCAATATCGCGGCGCACAGGGGCTTGATCCCGAATTCATCGCCAAGCTGGAGGCCCAGTTCGGCTTCGACAAGCCGCCGCTCGAGCGCTTCGGCAAGATGATGTGGGACTATATCCGCTTCGACTTCGGCGAGAGCTATTTCCGCAGCATCGATGTGCTCGACCTGATCATCGAGAAGATGCCGGTCTCGATCTCGCTCGGGGTCTGGATCCTGCTGTTGTCCTACATCATCTCGATTCCGCTGGGGATCAAGAAGGCGGTGTCGGACGGCTCGCGCTTCGATGTCTGGACCTCCGGTCTGATCATCGTCGCCTATGCGGTGCCCGGCTTCCTGGTCGGCATCATGCTGATCGTGATGTTTGCCGGCGGCTCGTTCTTCGACTGGTTTCCGTTGCGCGGCCTGACCTCGGACAATTTCGCCGAGCTGAGCCTGTTCGGCAAGATCGTCGACTATTTCTGGCATCTGGCGCTGCCGCTGATCGCATTGTCGCTGGCGGCATTCGCCACCACGACGCTTCTGACCAAGAACTCCTTCATCGATGAAATCCGCAAGCAATATGTCACCACGGCGCGGGCCAAGGGGCTGACCGAAAGCCAGGTGCTCTACCGGCATGTGTTTCGCAATGCGATGCTGATCATCATTGCCGGCTTTCCCGGCGCCTTCATCTCCGCCTTCTTTTCCGGATCGCTGCTGATCGAGACGATCTTCTCGCTCGACGGGCTGGGCCGGCTGGGCTTTGAATCGGTGATCCGGCGCGACTATCCGGTGGTCTTTGCGACGCTGTTCATCTTCTCGCTGATGGGCCTGATCGTCGGGCTGATTTCGGACCTGGTCTATACCTGGGTGGATCCGCGCATCGACTTCGAGAAAAGGGATGTCGGATGA
- a CDS encoding ABC transporter permease gives MSVTASSNPETYDVNGRPKGWLSPTNKRRWANFKANRRGYWSLWLFLFLFIASLMAELIANDRPILASYKGEILYPVLIDYPEEKFGGFLARTDYRDPFIQNEIKDNGWMIWPPIRYSYTTANSYIPHSAPTAPFWLLDDGVACSAYPLKDEDPGCTLGNMNWLGTDDQARDVTARMIYGFRISVLFGLTLTIFSALIGVAAGAVQGYFGGWTDLLMQRFIEIWSSMPVLYILLIIAAVLPPGFWILLGIMLLFSWVSFVGIVRAEFLRARNFEYVNAARALGVGNATIMFRHLLPNAMVATLTFLPFILSGSITTLTSLDFLGFGLPPGSASLGELIAQGKRNLQAPWLGMTAFFTISIMLSLLIFIGEATRDAFDPRKTFR, from the coding sequence ATGAGCGTGACGGCTTCCAGCAATCCCGAGACCTATGATGTCAACGGCCGGCCGAAGGGCTGGCTGTCGCCGACCAACAAGCGGCGCTGGGCCAATTTCAAGGCCAACCGGCGCGGCTACTGGTCGCTGTGGCTGTTCCTGTTCCTGTTCATCGCCAGCCTGATGGCCGAACTCATCGCCAATGACCGGCCGATCCTGGCCTCCTACAAGGGCGAGATCCTCTATCCGGTGCTGATCGACTACCCGGAGGAGAAATTCGGCGGGTTCCTGGCACGCACCGATTACCGCGATCCCTTCATCCAGAACGAGATCAAGGACAATGGCTGGATGATCTGGCCACCGATCCGCTATTCCTACACCACCGCCAATTCCTATATTCCGCATTCGGCGCCGACGGCCCCGTTCTGGCTGCTCGATGACGGCGTCGCCTGTTCCGCCTATCCGCTGAAGGACGAGGATCCGGGCTGCACGCTGGGCAACATGAACTGGCTCGGCACCGACGACCAAGCCCGCGATGTCACCGCGCGGATGATCTACGGGTTCCGGATTTCGGTGCTGTTCGGCCTGACGCTGACCATCTTCTCGGCGCTGATCGGTGTCGCCGCCGGCGCGGTGCAGGGCTATTTCGGCGGCTGGACCGACCTGTTGATGCAGCGCTTCATCGAGATCTGGTCCTCGATGCCGGTGCTCTACATCCTGCTGATCATCGCCGCGGTGCTGCCGCCGGGATTCTGGATCCTGCTCGGCATCATGCTGCTGTTTTCCTGGGTCTCGTTTGTCGGCATCGTGCGGGCGGAGTTTTTGCGCGCCCGCAATTTCGAATATGTCAACGCCGCCCGGGCGCTCGGGGTCGGCAATGCCACCATCATGTTCAGGCACCTGCTGCCCAACGCCATGGTGGCGACGCTGACCTTCCTGCCCTTCATCCTGTCTGGCTCGATCACGACGCTGACCTCGCTCGACTTCCTCGGCTTCGGCCTGCCGCCGGGATCGGCTTCGCTGGGAGAACTGATCGCCCAGGGCAAGCGCAACCTGCAGGCGCCCTGGCTGGGGATGACGGCGTTCTTCACCATCTCGATCATGCTGTCGCTGCTGATCTTCATCGGCGAGGCGACGCGTGACGCCTTCGACCCGCGAAAGACTTTCCGATGA
- a CDS encoding 2-hydroxyacid dehydrogenase, with product MTDNRTDTGRILLAPTGWSSQQWIEELAGAAPDRAVTLEPEGEADPSIHYAVVWKQRKGLLSKLPNLKVIFSLGAGVDHVFSDTSMPDVPIVRVVSPDLTTRMSEYVIWQVLDHHRHGPRYRAQQANRTWLEDKTQAAAADLTVGIMGLGELGRDAAAKLQVMGFKVSGWSRTAKQVEGVACHAGAQGLDAFLASADIFVVLLPLTHDTREILNRDLFARMTRRGPLGAPVLINAGRGGLQNEADILSALDDGLLSAVSLDVFQQEPLPPESRFWTHPKVTLTPHAAAASMASSLIGPIVRQMDAYERGEPLVNLVDRAAGY from the coding sequence ATGACTGACAACCGCACCGACACAGGCCGCATCCTGCTGGCCCCGACCGGCTGGTCGTCGCAGCAGTGGATCGAGGAACTGGCCGGGGCCGCACCGGACCGCGCGGTGACGCTGGAGCCGGAGGGCGAGGCCGATCCCAGCATTCATTATGCGGTGGTGTGGAAGCAGCGGAAGGGCCTGTTGTCGAAACTGCCCAATCTGAAGGTGATCTTCTCGCTCGGCGCCGGTGTCGATCACGTGTTTTCCGACACCAGCATGCCCGATGTGCCGATCGTGCGCGTGGTGTCGCCCGACCTGACCACCCGGATGAGCGAATATGTGATCTGGCAGGTGCTTGACCACCATCGACACGGGCCGCGCTACCGGGCGCAGCAGGCGAACCGGACCTGGCTCGAGGACAAGACCCAGGCCGCCGCCGCCGATCTGACCGTCGGCATCATGGGGCTGGGCGAGCTCGGCCGTGATGCAGCCGCCAAGCTGCAGGTGATGGGCTTCAAGGTTTCCGGCTGGTCGCGGACCGCAAAACAGGTCGAAGGCGTTGCCTGCCATGCCGGCGCGCAGGGCCTTGATGCGTTTCTGGCCTCAGCCGATATCTTCGTGGTGCTGCTGCCGCTGACACACGACACCCGCGAAATCCTCAACCGCGATCTGTTTGCAAGAATGACCCGGCGCGGGCCGCTGGGCGCGCCGGTGCTGATCAATGCCGGGCGCGGCGGGCTGCAGAACGAAGCCGATATTTTGTCTGCGCTTGATGATGGTCTGTTGTCAGCCGTCTCGCTTGATGTATTTCAGCAGGAACCGCTGCCGCCGGAAAGCCGGTTCTGGACCCATCCGAAGGTGACGCTGACCCCGCACGCAGCCGCAGCCTCGATGGCGTCATCGCTGATCGGGCCGATTGTGCGCCAGATGGACGCCTATGAGCGCGGCGAGCCGCTGGTCAATCTGGTCGACCGCGCGGCCGGATACTGA
- a CDS encoding leucyl aminopeptidase family protein, which produces MSPYARIDRPSPFAPSSAQALPVWAVTRTDIENGHLDEAALAWAAAAGFQAAEGVLLLVPDRQGKLSGALFGLGEEGECHPLLGGKLARTLPEGDWRIAASSIPGDVMALAFGMGAYRFESYRKPSPDGPRLVIPEGADAAAIERTVTAVGLARDLVNTPANDMGPDTLEAVFRGLADHYQARVTVIAGDDLVSQGFPMIHAVGRAAQEAPRLLDMRWGKEGAPRITLVGKGVCFDTGGLDIKPASSMLNMKKDMGGAANVLALAMMIMDAGLPVDLRVLVPAVENSISASAFRPGDVLVSRKGLSVQIDNTDAEGRLVLADALAFACEQDPGLLIDMATLTGAARVALGPDLPPFYTDDDQLAGELTTASAQVVDPLWRMPLFKPYEADVKARIADLTNAPAGGFAGSITAALFLKRFVAPGTSWAHFDIFAWTPKDKPHALTGGEAQGIRALFDVISTRHPA; this is translated from the coding sequence ATGTCGCCCTATGCCAGGATTGACCGCCCGTCGCCCTTCGCACCCAGTTCCGCCCAGGCGCTGCCCGTCTGGGCGGTGACACGAACCGACATCGAGAACGGCCATCTTGACGAGGCGGCCCTTGCCTGGGCTGCGGCGGCCGGATTTCAGGCGGCGGAAGGCGTGCTGCTGCTGGTGCCTGACCGCCAGGGCAAGCTGTCGGGCGCGCTGTTCGGGCTGGGCGAGGAGGGCGAGTGCCATCCGCTTCTCGGCGGCAAGCTCGCGCGCACCCTGCCCGAGGGCGACTGGCGCATTGCCGCCTCGTCCATTCCGGGCGATGTGATGGCGCTGGCGTTCGGCATGGGCGCCTACCGGTTCGAAAGCTACCGCAAGCCTTCGCCGGACGGGCCGCGGCTGGTGATTCCGGAAGGGGCGGACGCTGCTGCCATCGAGCGCACCGTCACCGCGGTCGGCCTTGCGCGCGATCTCGTCAACACGCCTGCCAACGACATGGGACCCGACACGTTGGAAGCTGTGTTCCGCGGATTGGCCGATCACTACCAGGCCAGGGTGACTGTCATTGCCGGCGATGACCTCGTCTCGCAGGGCTTTCCGATGATCCACGCAGTCGGTCGCGCCGCGCAGGAGGCGCCGCGGCTGCTCGACATGCGCTGGGGCAAAGAAGGCGCGCCCAGGATCACGCTGGTGGGCAAGGGGGTCTGCTTCGACACCGGCGGCCTCGATATTAAGCCGGCCTCCTCGATGCTCAACATGAAGAAGGACATGGGCGGTGCGGCCAATGTGCTGGCGCTGGCCATGATGATCATGGATGCCGGGCTGCCGGTCGATCTGCGCGTGCTCGTTCCGGCGGTGGAAAATTCGATTTCGGCCTCGGCATTCCGGCCCGGTGACGTGCTGGTGAGCCGCAAGGGCCTGAGCGTGCAGATCGACAACACCGATGCCGAGGGGCGCCTGGTCCTGGCCGACGCGCTGGCCTTTGCCTGCGAGCAGGATCCCGGCCTGCTCATCGACATGGCAACGCTTACCGGTGCCGCAAGGGTGGCGCTCGGCCCCGATCTGCCGCCGTTCTATACCGATGATGATCAGCTGGCCGGCGAGCTGACGACCGCGTCGGCACAGGTCGTCGACCCGCTGTGGCGGATGCCGCTGTTCAAGCCCTATGAAGCCGACGTCAAGGCCCGGATCGCCGATCTGACCAATGCGCCGGCCGGCGGTTTTGCCGGCTCGATCACCGCGGCGTTGTTTCTCAAGCGCTTCGTTGCGCCGGGGACAAGCTGGGCACATTTCGACATTTTCGCCTGGACGCCAAAGGACAAACCGCATGCGCTGACCGGCGGCGAGGCCCAGGGCATCCGCGCCCTGTTCGACGTGATCAGCACCCGCCATCCGGCCTGA